A window of Candidatus Vicinibacter proximus contains these coding sequences:
- a CDS encoding D-sedoheptulose 7-phosphate isomerase, translating into MKQIKNIISDSIKVKQLLLEDEKTLTKILEASHKILHSLQNGGRIYFCGNGGSAADAQHLAAEFSGRFYQDRKALPAEALHTNTSYLTAVANDYSYDVVYSRLIHGVGHPQDVLIGISTSGNSKNIVLALEEAKKIGMATIGLTGSKGGIMKDICDINLAMPSEDTPRIQECHIMIGHIICQMVEDMYFQS; encoded by the coding sequence ATGAAACAGATCAAAAATATAATTTCTGATTCCATTAAAGTTAAACAACTATTATTGGAAGATGAAAAAACACTAACTAAAATTCTGGAAGCATCTCATAAAATTCTGCACTCACTTCAAAATGGTGGTAGAATATACTTTTGCGGGAATGGTGGTAGCGCAGCAGATGCACAACACCTTGCAGCAGAATTTTCAGGAAGATTTTATCAGGACCGTAAGGCACTTCCGGCAGAAGCATTGCATACCAATACATCCTATTTGACTGCTGTAGCCAATGACTATAGTTACGATGTGGTTTACTCTCGTCTCATTCATGGTGTGGGTCATCCTCAGGATGTACTAATTGGAATCAGTACCTCGGGTAATTCAAAAAATATTGTACTCGCCTTAGAAGAGGCAAAAAAGATTGGTATGGCAACCATAGGACTTACCGGAAGTAAAGGTGGTATCATGAAAGATATATGCGATATAAATCTCGCCATGCCCTCAGAGGATACACCTCGTATTCAGGAATGCCATATTATGATCGGGCATATCATTTGTCAGATGGTCGAAGATATGTATTTCCAATCCTAA
- a CDS encoding HAD-IIIA family hydrolase: MRECIILAGGFGTRLQHLIPDTPKCLALVNGKPFLDYLIQYLLTEKTDKFIFSLGYKNEIVISYIQSKFPNLPAEFCVEEKPLGTGGAILFSLKKCTSDHVFILNADTFYPISIESLYKFHLYKKSDISIALKPMLYPDRYGTVLLDDENKIIQFLEKKPSSYGLINGGIYLLSRSWLSGLELPEIFSFETEILQRYASTENIFGDVQDVPFIDIGIPIDYEKSQSYLPEHLSLIKKDKFLFLDRDGVINTLREKDYVKSIGEFEFLGDVLLELPLIAKEFKHIFIVTNQQGIGKGLMSESDLDGIHQKMKASFLEHDVSISEIYYCPHLVQDACECRKPKPGMLDQAKQQFPELLFAQSVLIGDSVVDMKMSEKRGLVFVGFGNKIKNELNMEEMSRTYTVENFHEFRIHVLPNLT; the protein is encoded by the coding sequence TTGAGAGAATGCATCATACTTGCTGGTGGTTTTGGAACGCGGCTTCAGCATTTGATTCCCGACACGCCAAAATGTTTAGCCTTAGTAAATGGTAAGCCATTTCTTGACTATTTAATTCAATATCTGCTCACAGAAAAAACAGATAAATTCATTTTTTCCCTGGGTTATAAAAATGAAATAGTAATAAGCTATATCCAATCAAAATTTCCAAACCTTCCTGCAGAATTTTGTGTTGAAGAAAAACCTTTAGGCACCGGAGGAGCAATTCTTTTCTCGTTAAAAAAATGCACTTCCGATCATGTTTTTATCCTCAATGCGGATACATTCTATCCCATTTCAATAGAAAGTCTTTATAAATTTCATTTATACAAAAAATCAGATATATCCATAGCATTAAAACCAATGTTATATCCGGACAGGTATGGTACTGTCCTTTTGGATGATGAAAATAAAATAATTCAATTTCTTGAAAAAAAGCCTTCATCGTACGGACTCATTAATGGTGGTATATATCTCCTTTCCAGATCCTGGTTATCAGGCCTTGAGTTGCCGGAAATATTTTCGTTTGAAACGGAAATTCTTCAAAGGTATGCTTCAACTGAAAATATATTTGGGGATGTCCAAGATGTTCCTTTTATCGATATTGGCATACCTATTGACTACGAAAAATCGCAATCGTACCTCCCTGAGCACTTAAGCTTAATTAAAAAAGATAAATTTTTATTTCTGGATAGAGATGGCGTCATTAACACCCTGAGAGAAAAGGATTATGTAAAAAGTATTGGGGAATTTGAATTTCTTGGCGATGTACTCCTTGAATTACCTTTAATTGCAAAAGAATTTAAACACATTTTTATTGTCACCAACCAGCAAGGCATTGGTAAAGGTTTGATGAGTGAGTCTGATTTGGATGGTATTCATCAAAAAATGAAAGCAAGCTTTTTAGAACATGATGTTTCTATAAGTGAGATATATTACTGTCCTCATCTTGTTCAGGACGCCTGTGAATGCCGCAAACCAAAACCAGGAATGTTAGATCAAGCAAAACAACAATTTCCGGAACTTTTATTTGCACAATCCGTTCTAATCGGAGATAGTGTTGTTGATATGAAGATGTCTGAGAAGAGGGGATTGGTTTTCGTTGGTTTCGGCAACAAAATAAAAAATGAGCTTAATATGGAAGAAATGTCTAGAACATATACTGTGGAAAATTTTCATGAATTCCGAATACACGTTTTACCAAATTTAACATAG
- the queE gene encoding 7-carboxy-7-deazaguanine synthase, with product MKTYSVKEIFYTLQGEGAQSGRAAVFLRFSGCNLWTGREEDRVKAICSFCDTDFVGVDGTYGGKYKSAKELAKQIQDLWPDQIGAKPYVVCTGGEPLLQLDEELIFEIKKYNFEIAIETNGTFNVPKGVDWVCLSPKPNTNILVAKGNELKFIFPQQDLQPDSFQNFDFEYFYIQPMDGVDILENIQKAIKYCLENPKWRLSLQTHKQIGIR from the coding sequence ATGAAGACATATTCCGTAAAAGAAATATTCTATACTCTTCAGGGGGAAGGTGCGCAATCAGGCAGAGCGGCTGTATTTTTAAGATTTTCAGGATGCAATCTTTGGACTGGAAGAGAAGAAGACCGTGTAAAAGCAATATGTAGTTTTTGTGATACGGATTTTGTTGGTGTGGATGGTACCTATGGAGGAAAGTATAAATCCGCAAAGGAGTTAGCTAAACAAATTCAAGATTTATGGCCTGACCAAATCGGAGCCAAACCCTACGTGGTGTGTACTGGAGGCGAACCGCTATTGCAATTAGATGAAGAATTAATCTTCGAAATCAAGAAATATAATTTTGAAATCGCCATTGAAACCAATGGCACTTTTAATGTACCAAAAGGTGTAGATTGGGTGTGCTTGAGTCCGAAGCCAAACACAAATATTCTGGTTGCGAAAGGCAATGAATTAAAATTTATATTCCCTCAACAAGATCTACAGCCTGATTCCTTCCAAAATTTTGATTTCGAATATTTTTACATTCAACCGATGGATGGGGTTGATATTTTAGAAAATATACAAAAAGCCATTAAGTACTGCTTAGAAAATCCAAAATGGCGACTAAGCCTACAAACGCATAAACAAATTGGGATCAGATAG
- a CDS encoding AAA family ATPase: MREPLHMNWPEKSILLNYLKSTQPSLELKARIDELVLELGDSRDRLFNSFNSRIAYLFHKKWISKRLYHLLFIYRQKINESALYPNDAINQIGVTVFLELLSKLNGTTIPQNLEVFTEFEFYEDLKVLNKGQGSYRVSLQQMDAEKIYISLESYDFQMLELHTSRIDPQYLNQIRKAIAINGFPIPAYVHHLEDKSGYWVFEDIVIFPDYLVDVTSVAECYSEKNSSSLKHFFNLFQPRSASKNILIGTTVNEFLDELIINPTLNYEQLASAVFNKYPLPLSLLEEQEYMDYKKVTKDHFDNLQKIVQNRFEGLYDKLDVVHLEPSYYSDSYGIQGRLDVLFASPEGTRKIIELKSGKPYNTDSSGINTSHKGQAFLYNLLTQSVYKDNQNSPCYILYSSQTINSLRQSIPNHKIKKDLLIVRNSIVLMHYHLAFTNPENGSFLDKVQPEMIKTLDSFVKRDAEIWIKTYCALDELESKYFKYFSYFVAREQLIAKTGLSGFTQTAGLASLWLFSREEKEMQFSILADLLIIEIQQNDNDAPVISLENKFAQNLLTSFRLGDTLVFYPEFSDRQGILSHQVYKCTLVGLSHSHCQIRLRGRQFDTTSLPLNTTWNLEPDSLDRSFLHQYENLYEFARSPKVYRDKVLGRIPPEITPYKISNHSNLDPNISGLVEKVLSAKDYFLIWGPPGSGKTSIVIRNLVEVLINQTQERILLLAYTNRAVDEICEAIESIDTSAAFDFVRIGSRYAIQTKFQKNLLDFRLSELSSRERIKKFILEKRIFTATIASIQGKKELFDLTKFDTVIIDEASQILEPNLVGLLSKFKRFILIGDHLQLPAVSAQPETSTIIKDIELNKLGIKRSSDSFFERLFHQCQSNGWTQAYDMLSKQGRMHQDIMKLPSRLFYEQKLGLMSEDKNSRQTIRLRDKFLNVKSGLEEILTSERTIFIPSENKEESYFAKTHDYEAQKISFLVKIIYEIYNKNNILWNEQTCGIITPYRAQISNIRKNLAIEGLQELPIKVDTVERYQGSARDIVIYSACVHSVRQLSQLSNESVIGLDKRLNVTLTRAKEQIIVFGDPLVLSESLIYKTLMDEYFNLEL, encoded by the coding sequence ATGAGAGAGCCACTGCATATGAATTGGCCGGAGAAGAGTATATTATTAAATTACCTGAAAAGTACCCAGCCATCTTTAGAATTAAAGGCCCGGATTGACGAATTAGTACTTGAATTGGGGGACTCACGGGATCGATTATTTAATTCATTTAATAGTCGAATTGCATATTTATTTCATAAAAAATGGATAAGTAAAAGGCTTTATCATTTGCTGTTCATTTACCGCCAGAAAATTAATGAATCCGCCTTGTATCCAAATGACGCAATAAATCAAATTGGTGTAACGGTGTTTCTCGAATTGTTAAGTAAATTAAATGGTACTACAATTCCACAGAACCTGGAAGTATTTACGGAATTTGAATTTTATGAAGATTTAAAAGTCCTCAACAAAGGTCAAGGTTCATATAGGGTAAGTTTGCAGCAAATGGATGCAGAAAAAATTTACATTAGTTTAGAGTCCTATGATTTTCAAATGCTTGAGTTACATACAAGTAGAATAGACCCACAATATTTAAACCAGATCAGAAAAGCGATAGCAATTAATGGATTTCCCATACCTGCATATGTGCATCATTTAGAAGATAAAAGTGGATATTGGGTTTTTGAAGACATTGTGATTTTTCCAGATTATCTCGTAGATGTTACTTCAGTTGCAGAATGTTATTCCGAAAAAAATTCTTCATCCCTCAAACATTTTTTCAACCTGTTCCAACCCAGATCAGCTAGTAAAAATATTTTAATAGGAACTACTGTAAATGAATTTCTGGATGAGCTAATTATTAATCCAACTTTGAATTATGAACAATTAGCTTCAGCAGTATTTAATAAATACCCATTGCCTTTATCATTGCTGGAGGAGCAGGAGTATATGGACTATAAAAAAGTAACCAAGGATCATTTTGATAATCTCCAAAAAATAGTTCAAAACCGTTTTGAAGGATTATATGATAAATTGGATGTAGTTCATTTGGAACCAAGCTACTATTCAGACAGTTATGGTATTCAAGGACGATTGGATGTACTATTCGCATCACCTGAAGGAACCCGCAAGATAATAGAATTAAAAAGTGGAAAACCATACAATACGGATTCAAGTGGAATCAATACCAGTCACAAGGGACAGGCATTTCTATATAATCTTTTAACCCAATCTGTATACAAAGACAATCAAAATAGTCCGTGTTACATTTTGTATTCTTCACAAACAATAAATAGTTTACGTCAATCTATACCAAATCATAAAATAAAAAAAGATTTATTAATTGTGCGCAATTCAATTGTGCTGATGCATTATCATCTTGCATTTACCAATCCTGAAAATGGTAGTTTTTTAGACAAGGTTCAACCAGAAATGATTAAAACTCTGGATAGTTTTGTAAAGCGTGACGCAGAAATTTGGATTAAAACATATTGTGCTTTAGATGAATTGGAAAGCAAATATTTTAAGTACTTCTCATATTTTGTTGCCAGAGAACAGCTGATTGCCAAGACTGGATTAAGTGGTTTTACTCAAACTGCAGGATTAGCTTCGCTGTGGTTGTTCAGCAGAGAAGAAAAGGAAATGCAATTTAGTATTCTGGCGGACCTTTTAATTATAGAAATTCAACAAAACGATAATGACGCGCCGGTAATTTCTTTGGAAAATAAGTTTGCACAAAATTTATTGACAAGTTTTAGATTGGGAGACACTTTGGTTTTTTATCCGGAATTTAGTGACAGACAAGGTATATTGTCTCATCAGGTGTATAAATGTACATTAGTTGGTTTAAGTCATTCACATTGTCAAATTCGATTGAGAGGTAGACAATTTGATACAACTTCATTACCACTAAATACTACTTGGAATCTGGAGCCTGATTCGCTTGACAGGTCATTTTTGCACCAGTATGAAAATCTATACGAGTTTGCGCGATCCCCAAAAGTTTATCGGGATAAAGTTTTAGGGCGAATTCCACCTGAGATAACTCCTTATAAAATTTCAAACCATTCAAATTTAGATCCTAATATATCTGGACTTGTTGAAAAAGTTCTTTCTGCTAAGGATTATTTTTTAATATGGGGTCCACCCGGTTCTGGTAAGACCAGTATTGTTATCAGAAATCTGGTAGAGGTATTGATTAATCAAACCCAGGAGAGAATTTTATTGTTGGCTTATACAAACAGAGCAGTAGATGAGATTTGTGAAGCTATTGAATCTATAGATACAAGTGCAGCCTTTGATTTTGTAAGAATAGGTTCAAGATATGCAATTCAAACTAAGTTTCAGAAAAATTTACTTGATTTTCGTTTGAGTGAATTGTCATCAAGAGAAAGAATCAAAAAATTTATTCTGGAGAAAAGAATTTTCACTGCGACAATTGCCTCCATTCAGGGAAAAAAGGAGTTGTTTGATTTAACCAAATTTGATACTGTAATAATTGACGAGGCTTCTCAAATACTAGAACCCAATTTAGTAGGTCTATTGTCAAAATTTAAACGATTCATTCTCATTGGTGATCATTTGCAACTTCCTGCGGTTAGTGCACAACCAGAAACTTCGACTATAATAAAAGATATTGAATTGAATAAGTTAGGCATTAAAAGATCCAGTGATTCATTTTTTGAGCGATTGTTTCATCAGTGTCAAAGTAATGGGTGGACGCAGGCATATGATATGTTGTCTAAGCAAGGCAGAATGCATCAGGATATTATGAAATTGCCTTCCAGATTATTTTACGAGCAAAAACTTGGACTGATGTCTGAGGATAAAAACTCAAGGCAAACAATTCGCTTAAGAGATAAATTTTTAAATGTGAAATCTGGACTTGAAGAAATATTAACTTCAGAACGAACAATTTTTATACCCTCTGAAAACAAAGAAGAAAGTTACTTTGCAAAAACTCATGATTACGAAGCCCAAAAAATAAGTTTTCTGGTAAAAATAATTTATGAGATATATAATAAAAATAATATTTTATGGAATGAGCAAACATGTGGAATCATTACTCCATATAGGGCACAGATATCTAATATCAGAAAGAATCTGGCAATAGAAGGTTTACAGGAACTGCCCATTAAAGTGGATACTGTGGAGCGCTATCAAGGCAGTGCTAGAGATATAGTTATTTATTCAGCTTGTGTACATAGCGTCAGGCAACTTTCGCAACTTAGTAACGAGTCCGTGATCGGTCTGGATAAAAGATTAAATGTAACACTTACGAGAGCAAAGGAGCAAATTATAGTTTTTGGGGATCCTCTTGTGCTTTCGGAATCCTTAATTTATAAAACCTTAATGGATGAATATTTCAATCTTGAATTATAA
- a CDS encoding OmpA family protein, whose amino-acid sequence MNKLTTMIITRAGAIQVILAFTLMVIFQCRQNEKGVKSSSKPPVQSISPDSSFMYTTPLSEETKSALQKLAEPKMVEGNIGEQITTFIKNGIYDYGEQFKFIDIRWDGRTAKLKEKSRLEIDDLGRIMLLFPKLRIKMESYLDNNGNPKQDEKITQDRVEYIKSQLVSVGIQPERINIKGFGSKYPVGDNKTYEGRQINDRIEVTILQLF is encoded by the coding sequence ATGAATAAATTAACTACAATGATTATTACACGTGCCGGAGCCATACAGGTGATTCTTGCTTTTACATTGATGGTAATCTTTCAGTGTCGTCAAAACGAAAAAGGAGTAAAATCTTCCAGTAAGCCACCAGTACAGTCAATTTCACCGGATAGTTCATTCATGTATACCACACCATTGAGTGAAGAGACTAAGTCCGCTCTTCAAAAATTGGCTGAGCCTAAAATGGTTGAAGGAAACATTGGAGAGCAAATTACAACCTTCATTAAAAATGGAATTTATGACTATGGAGAACAATTTAAGTTTATAGATATAAGGTGGGATGGCCGCACAGCCAAACTAAAGGAAAAATCAAGACTTGAAATAGATGACCTTGGGAGAATAATGTTGCTTTTTCCAAAATTAAGAATCAAAATGGAATCTTATTTGGACAACAATGGTAACCCTAAACAAGATGAAAAAATAACCCAGGATAGGGTTGAGTATATCAAGAGTCAATTGGTTTCTGTTGGAATTCAACCTGAAAGAATTAATATAAAGGGCTTTGGTTCAAAATACCCTGTTGGAGATAATAAGACTTATGAGGGAAGACAAATTAATGACCGCATTGAAGTAACCATCCTTCAATTGTTTTAA
- a CDS encoding DUF937 domain-containing protein, producing the protein MNLNDLLSQHLPDEMLAQMAGKAGIQDPNIGVAASKSVINTLMQGLLNNSSSESGAEGLLGALDRDHNGSILDDVMGFLGNSGQAAPTQMTNSAGILGHILGFKQQNVTNGIGKVFGMEPSTVLSLMSMLAPIVMGLIGKARANNQVDQTNIQQVLGSTVQQQTEQNSGLGIFGKLLDSDGDGNISDDLLQMGMKFLLNR; encoded by the coding sequence ATGAATTTGAATGATTTACTAAGTCAACACTTACCAGATGAGATGTTGGCACAAATGGCAGGAAAAGCCGGTATCCAGGATCCAAATATCGGCGTAGCAGCTTCTAAAAGTGTGATTAACACCTTGATGCAAGGTCTCCTAAACAACAGTTCTAGTGAATCTGGAGCGGAAGGACTTCTTGGTGCATTAGATAGGGATCACAATGGCAGTATATTGGATGATGTAATGGGTTTTTTAGGAAATTCAGGTCAGGCCGCTCCGACACAAATGACAAATTCCGCAGGTATTTTAGGACATATTCTGGGTTTTAAGCAGCAAAATGTTACAAATGGTATTGGTAAAGTTTTTGGTATGGAGCCTTCTACTGTGTTGAGCCTAATGTCTATGCTTGCCCCAATTGTTATGGGTTTGATAGGGAAAGCTAGGGCAAATAATCAAGTTGATCAAACCAACATCCAGCAAGTATTGGGTTCAACAGTGCAACAGCAAACTGAGCAAAATTCAGGTCTTGGCATTTTTGGAAAATTGTTAGATTCAGACGGTGATGGTAACATCTCAGATGATCTGCTTCAAATGGGAATGAAATTCCTATTAAACAGATAA
- a CDS encoding methionine adenosyltransferase — MPYLFTSESVSEGHPDKVADQISDALIDHFLAFDKESKVACETLVTTGQVVVAGEVKTNTYLDVQKIVRDVISKIGYTKSEYMFEANSCGILSAIHEQSADINRGVERKKKIDQGAGDQGMMFGYASNETENYMPLPLSLAHLLLEELAKIRHDGKLMTYLRPDAKSQVTIEYSDDNRPQRIDTIVISTQHDDFILPGKGVNAVEKAEKNMLNRIAEDIKTILIPRVKRKLPAGIQKLFNDQIIYHINPTGKFVIGGPHGDTGLTGRKIIVDTYGGKGAHGGGAFSGKDPSKVDRSAAYATRHIAKNMVAAGLCNEVLVQVSYAIGVAKPCGLYINTYGTSKVKLSDGAIAKKIEKLFDLRPFAIEQRLKLRNPIYSETASYGHMGRENRVVEKTFVSPEGKQKKVKVELFTWEKLDMVRTLKAAFKIK, encoded by the coding sequence ATGCCATATTTATTTACCTCTGAATCAGTCTCCGAAGGACATCCTGACAAAGTGGCTGATCAGATTTCAGATGCTCTGATTGATCATTTTCTTGCTTTTGACAAAGAATCCAAAGTAGCCTGTGAAACCTTAGTAACGACAGGACAAGTGGTGGTTGCCGGAGAGGTTAAAACCAATACCTACCTCGATGTACAAAAAATTGTACGGGATGTGATAAGTAAAATCGGTTATACCAAGAGTGAATATATGTTCGAAGCGAATAGCTGTGGAATTCTTTCGGCCATCCATGAACAATCCGCTGACATCAACAGGGGCGTAGAACGTAAGAAAAAAATTGATCAGGGTGCCGGAGATCAAGGAATGATGTTTGGCTATGCAAGTAATGAAACAGAAAACTATATGCCACTTCCTCTAAGCTTGGCTCATCTTCTGTTAGAAGAACTTGCCAAAATCAGACATGATGGCAAATTGATGACTTATCTAAGACCGGATGCTAAAAGTCAGGTAACCATAGAATATAGTGATGACAACAGACCTCAAAGAATTGACACTATTGTTATTTCTACCCAACACGATGATTTCATATTGCCTGGGAAGGGTGTCAATGCGGTTGAAAAAGCAGAAAAAAATATGCTCAATCGAATAGCTGAGGATATAAAAACCATATTAATTCCAAGGGTAAAACGAAAACTGCCTGCTGGAATTCAAAAATTATTTAACGACCAAATTATTTATCACATTAACCCTACAGGAAAGTTTGTAATTGGCGGTCCACATGGAGATACAGGACTTACAGGAAGAAAAATTATTGTAGACACCTACGGGGGTAAAGGGGCACATGGCGGAGGTGCATTTTCCGGAAAAGATCCTTCAAAAGTTGATCGTTCTGCCGCTTATGCAACACGACATATTGCTAAAAACATGGTAGCAGCCGGTCTCTGTAATGAAGTACTAGTGCAAGTATCTTATGCCATTGGTGTGGCTAAACCGTGTGGACTTTACATCAACACCTATGGAACTTCTAAGGTAAAATTAAGTGATGGCGCCATAGCTAAAAAAATCGAAAAACTCTTTGACCTAAGACCTTTTGCCATTGAACAGAGATTAAAACTTCGAAATCCAATTTACTCGGAAACAGCTTCATATGGTCATATGGGAAGGGAAAATCGAGTAGTCGAAAAAACCTTTGTTTCCCCTGAAGGCAAACAAAAAAAAGTAAAAGTTGAACTTTTTACCTGGGAAAAGTTAGATATGGTCAGAACTTTAAAAGCAGCTTTTAAAATTAAGTAA
- a CDS encoding glycosyltransferase family 2 protein, whose translation MSDQNPYLSLIVPCYNEESVLVETYQRLIKLLNPLAFSFEIIFVNDGSTDQTPFILDDFAHKNQRVIVLHFSRNFGHQQALSAGLHECRGQYAVIIDADLQDPPEIIPEMLNLAIRESANIVFGQRVTRKKEGWFKKISASIYYRLLNFLSDVELPLDSGDFRLLDRQVIDTFKDLKEKNKYIRGLMGWVGYKQLPFLYEREARFAGKSHYSFTKMLQLAIKGLLYFSKKPLMIAMNLGFISVLIGLLLAIYVLVSKFVYHEAVTGWSSILISVIFFGGIQLLSIGILGQYLGSIFEEVKNRPEYLISRRVRQTFTSEK comes from the coding sequence ATGTCAGATCAAAATCCATATTTATCGTTAATTGTCCCCTGTTATAATGAAGAAAGTGTTTTGGTAGAAACCTACCAAAGGCTGATTAAGTTATTGAATCCTTTGGCATTCAGTTTTGAAATCATTTTCGTAAATGATGGCAGTACCGATCAAACACCTTTCATTTTAGATGATTTTGCACATAAGAACCAAAGGGTTATTGTCTTGCATTTTTCCCGAAACTTTGGCCATCAGCAAGCGTTATCAGCAGGTCTGCATGAATGTAGAGGTCAATATGCTGTAATTATTGATGCAGACCTGCAAGATCCTCCTGAAATAATTCCTGAAATGTTAAATCTTGCAATTAGGGAATCTGCAAATATTGTTTTTGGCCAAAGAGTGACCAGAAAGAAAGAGGGATGGTTTAAGAAAATTTCTGCGAGCATTTACTATCGGTTATTAAATTTTCTATCTGATGTAGAATTACCTCTGGATTCGGGTGATTTCAGATTACTTGATCGGCAAGTAATCGACACTTTCAAGGATCTGAAAGAGAAAAATAAATACATCAGGGGATTAATGGGTTGGGTTGGATATAAACAATTACCTTTTTTATATGAGAGGGAAGCCAGATTTGCCGGGAAATCTCACTACTCCTTCACAAAGATGTTACAGTTAGCGATAAAAGGTTTGTTGTACTTTTCTAAAAAACCATTAATGATAGCTATGAATCTTGGATTCATTAGTGTTCTAATTGGACTTTTATTGGCTATTTATGTTCTGGTCTCAAAATTTGTTTACCACGAGGCTGTTACAGGTTGGTCTTCAATCCTAATAAGTGTTATTTTCTTTGGCGGTATTCAGTTGCTTAGTATAGGTATCCTTGGGCAATATTTAGGTAGTATTTTTGAAGAGGTTAAAAATAGACCGGAATATCTGATCAGTAGAAGAGTAAGACAAACTTTCACTTCAGAAAAATAA
- a CDS encoding OmpA family protein — protein sequence MKTNLLILFLSLSLGMISCVSSKKHKALQADYENLQKMLDTQKSKVTDCENSKMDLEKQLAKVKADLSSANSEINKFQGQVAELEKMNKAKEGEIQRIKDELRSAFSSVNAADLTITQVGDKLYVSLPNKILYRKGSQSLNKNGQAILKNLAEVFKKNDHMSIIVEGHADKSLVKSDAPYKDNLDLSTLRATNVVRYLISQKVKENQLTAAGRSNFEPTGQGNNVDRRIEFIISPDVTKLYELSKKK from the coding sequence ATGAAAACCAATTTATTAATTTTATTCCTCAGTTTAAGTTTGGGAATGATCTCATGCGTTTCTTCAAAGAAACACAAAGCCTTGCAGGCAGATTATGAGAATTTGCAAAAAATGTTAGATACTCAAAAATCTAAAGTTACGGATTGCGAAAATTCCAAAATGGATCTTGAAAAACAGTTAGCTAAAGTTAAAGCTGACCTAAGTAGTGCCAACAGTGAGATTAACAAGTTCCAAGGACAGGTTGCCGAACTTGAAAAAATGAACAAAGCCAAAGAAGGTGAAATCCAAAGAATAAAAGATGAGCTGAGAAGTGCATTTTCATCTGTAAATGCTGCTGACCTTACCATCACTCAGGTAGGAGATAAACTTTACGTATCGCTTCCGAACAAGATTTTGTACCGTAAAGGTTCTCAATCTCTGAACAAAAACGGACAGGCAATTTTGAAAAATCTTGCTGAAGTATTTAAGAAGAATGATCATATGAGTATTATCGTAGAGGGTCATGCAGATAAGTCTCTTGTTAAATCTGATGCCCCTTATAAAGATAATTTGGATCTTTCTACTTTGAGGGCTACTAATGTGGTTAGGTATTTAATTTCTCAAAAAGTTAAAGAGAATCAATTGACTGCTGCAGGACGCTCAAACTTTGAACCAACAGGTCAGGGTAACAACGTTGACAGAAGAATTGAGTTTATTATATCTCCGGATGTAACTAAGCTTTATGAGCTTTCTAAGAAGAAATAG
- a CDS encoding UbiX family flavin prenyltransferase codes for MKIVIAVSGSSGSRYARILIEKLQGMQGLELALVYSQQAMVNWKLENPDIDINSYAINSFGPSDFNAPFASGSARWDGMIVCPCSAGFLAKVASGIAEDLMSRAAQVMLKERKKLVLVFRETPLSLIHIENMKTVTLAGAILCPAIPSFYSNPTTLDEVLSTVTDRAIDLVGLDSKSYRWGK; via the coding sequence ATGAAAATAGTAATTGCCGTATCGGGTTCAAGCGGATCAAGATATGCCAGGATATTGATTGAAAAACTTCAGGGAATGCAAGGACTTGAACTTGCATTGGTGTACAGTCAGCAGGCGATGGTTAATTGGAAATTAGAGAATCCTGATATCGACATTAACTCATATGCAATAAATTCTTTTGGGCCAAGTGATTTTAATGCACCATTTGCTTCCGGATCTGCTCGGTGGGATGGAATGATCGTATGTCCTTGTTCTGCAGGTTTTTTAGCAAAGGTTGCCTCCGGAATTGCAGAAGATCTTATGAGCAGGGCTGCTCAGGTTATGCTTAAGGAAAGAAAAAAACTTGTTTTAGTTTTCAGAGAAACTCCCTTGAGTTTAATACACATTGAAAATATGAAAACGGTTACTCTGGCAGGAGCGATACTATGTCCTGCGATACCATCTTTTTATTCTAATCCAACCACTTTGGATGAGGTTTTAAGTACCGTTACGGATAGGGCCATCGATTTAGTTGGTCTTGACAGCAAATCTTATCGGTGGGGAAAATAG